One genomic window of Oncorhynchus kisutch isolate 150728-3 linkage group LG26, Okis_V2, whole genome shotgun sequence includes the following:
- the pde1a gene encoding calcium/calmodulin-dependent 3',5'-cyclic nucleotide phosphodiesterase 1A isoform X1, whose amino-acid sequence MDELCTYTDSMDKNSLKYPKTEQTEKMWMRLKGMQKYKNTSQRLRCLVKQLDKGEVNVVDLRKNIEYAASVLEAVYIDETRRLLDTEDELSDIQADSVPMEVRDWLASTFTRKMGVVRRRPEEKPRFRSIVHAVQAGIFVERMYRRTSNMAGLTYPPAAIAVLKDVDKWSFDVFALHEASSEHALKFLVYELLTRYDLINRFRIPVSSLVTFVEALEVGYSKHRNPYHNLIHAADVTQTAHYLMLHTGIMHWLTELDILAMVFAAAIHDFEHTGTTNNFHIQTRSEVAILYNDRSVLENHHVSAAYRLMQEDEMNILVNLSKDDWRELRTLVIEMVMSTDMSCHFQQIKTMRNALQQPEGVDKAKALSLMLHAADISHPAKAWKLHYRWTQALMEEFFRQGDKEVELGLPFSPLCDRKATMIAQSQIGFIDFIVEPTFSVLVDTTEKIITPLIEDTLKSHDTGVRRSSLTGSGSVTVVESVQRHSGRGSSQGVDQGLTTDYSLAGIDLKRVRHTLAEVIQHNKDRWKELSVQELARKEQAELTSDPEEESLMNTEVTLTHTSPERHSQELQSEPFIELMNNTNTNSNNSSQEDSELDHSPHRPLSPSEDKETTSHGSISPEHLPWNGRNAS is encoded by the exons ATTGAGATGCCTGGTGAAGCAGCTGGACAAGGGAGAAGTGAACGTGGTGGACCTGAGGAAGAATATAGAGTATGCAGCCTCTGTTCTAGAGGCAGTCTATATTGATGAAACCAG GCGTCTTCTAGACACTGAGGATGAGCTCAGTGACATCCAGGCGGACTCTGTGCCCATGGAGGTGCGTGATTGGCTGGCCTCAACCTTCACCAGGAAGATGGGCGTGGTCAGGAGACGACCCGAGGAGAAACCACGGTTCAGGAGCATCGTCCATGCCGTGCAGGCTGGCATCTTCGTCGAGAG GATGTACAGACGGACGTCTAACATGGCTGGGCTGACGTACCCTCCAGCTGCCATCGCTGTTTTGAAG GATGTAGATAAATGGTCCTTTGATGTGTTTGCACTCCACGAGGCCAGCAGTGAACACGCATTGAAGTTCCTGGTGTACGAACTGCTCACCCGCTATGATCTGATCAACCGCTTCAGG ATTCCAGTTTCATCTCTGGTGACCTTCGTAGAGGCTCTAGAGGTGGGCTACAGCAAACACAGAAACCCCTACCACAACCTCATCCACGCTGCTGACGTCACACAGACAGCACACTATCTGATGCTCCACACTGGCATTATG cacTGGCTCACTGAACTGGACATTCTAGCCATGGTGTTTGCTGCAGCTATCCATGACTTTGAACACACTGGGACAACCAACAACTTTCACATTCAGACCAG gtCAGAGGTGGCCATCCTGTACAATGACCGGTCAGTCCTGGAGAACCACCATGTCAGTGCTGCCTACAGACTTATGCAAGAAGATGAGATGAACATACTGGTCAACCTGTCAAAAGATGACTGGCG agaacTGCGGACTCTGGTGATTGAGATGGTGATGAGTACAGACATGTCCTGCCATTTCCAGCAGATCAAAACCATGAGGAACGCCCTGCAGCAGCCCGAGGG AGTAGACAAGGCTAAAGCCCTATCTCTGATGCTGCATGCAGCTGACATCAGTCACCCAGCCAAGGCCTGGAAGCTGCACTACCGATGGACACAGGCCCTGATGGAGGAGTTCTTCAGACAG GGCGATAAGGAGGTTGAGTTAGGGCTGCCATTCTCCCCTCTGTGTGATCGTAAAGCTACCATGATTGCCCAGTCACAAATAG ggTTCATTGACTTCATAGTAGAACCCACATTCTCTGTGTTGGTGGACACGACAGAGAAGATCATTACCCCTCTCATAGAGGATACCTTAAAGTCACACGACACTGGTGTCCGCAGGTCAAG TTTGACAGGTAGTGGGTCAGTGACGGTGGTGGAGTCAGTCCAGAGACACAGTGGTCGAGGGTCCAGCCAGGGGGTTGACCAGGGGCTCACTACAGACTATAGCCTGGCTGGCATTGACCTGAAACGGGTCAGACACACACTGGCAGAGGTCAtccaacacaacaaagacagatggaaggagctctctgtacaag AGTTGGCGAGGAAAGAGCAAGCTGAGTTGACTTCTGACCCAGAGGAGGAGTCCCTGATGAACACAGAGGTTACGTTGACTCACACCAGCCCTGAGAGACACAGCCAGGAGCTTCAATCAGAGCCCTTCATTGAACTGAtgaacaacacaaacacaaactccAATAACTCTTCCCAGGAGGACTCAGAGCTGGACCACAGTCCTCACAGGCCTCTGTCACCGTCTGAGGATAAAGAGACAACATCACATGGTTCCATCTCTCCTGAACACCTACCATGGAATGGTAGGAATGCTAGCTAG
- the pde1a gene encoding calcium/calmodulin-dependent 3',5'-cyclic nucleotide phosphodiesterase 1A isoform X3, whose protein sequence is MEVRDWLASTFTRKMGVVRRRPEEKPRFRSIVHAVQAGIFVERMYRRTSNMAGLTYPPAAIAVLKDVDKWSFDVFALHEASSEHALKFLVYELLTRYDLINRFRIPVSSLVTFVEALEVGYSKHRNPYHNLIHAADVTQTAHYLMLHTGIMHWLTELDILAMVFAAAIHDFEHTGTTNNFHIQTRSEVAILYNDRSVLENHHVSAAYRLMQEDEMNILVNLSKDDWRELRTLVIEMVMSTDMSCHFQQIKTMRNALQQPEGVDKAKALSLMLHAADISHPAKAWKLHYRWTQALMEEFFRQGDKEVELGLPFSPLCDRKATMIAQSQIGFIDFIVEPTFSVLVDTTEKIITPLIEDTLKSHDTGVRRSSLTGSGSVTVVESVQRHSGRGSSQGVDQGLTTDYSLAGIDLKRVRHTLAEVIQHNKDRWKELSVQELARKEQAELTSDPEEESLMNTEVTLTHTSPERHSQELQSEPFIELMNNTNTNSNNSSQEDSELDHSPHRPLSPSEDKETTSHGSISPEHLPWNGRNAS, encoded by the exons ATGGAGGTGCGTGATTGGCTGGCCTCAACCTTCACCAGGAAGATGGGCGTGGTCAGGAGACGACCCGAGGAGAAACCACGGTTCAGGAGCATCGTCCATGCCGTGCAGGCTGGCATCTTCGTCGAGAG GATGTACAGACGGACGTCTAACATGGCTGGGCTGACGTACCCTCCAGCTGCCATCGCTGTTTTGAAG GATGTAGATAAATGGTCCTTTGATGTGTTTGCACTCCACGAGGCCAGCAGTGAACACGCATTGAAGTTCCTGGTGTACGAACTGCTCACCCGCTATGATCTGATCAACCGCTTCAGG ATTCCAGTTTCATCTCTGGTGACCTTCGTAGAGGCTCTAGAGGTGGGCTACAGCAAACACAGAAACCCCTACCACAACCTCATCCACGCTGCTGACGTCACACAGACAGCACACTATCTGATGCTCCACACTGGCATTATG cacTGGCTCACTGAACTGGACATTCTAGCCATGGTGTTTGCTGCAGCTATCCATGACTTTGAACACACTGGGACAACCAACAACTTTCACATTCAGACCAG gtCAGAGGTGGCCATCCTGTACAATGACCGGTCAGTCCTGGAGAACCACCATGTCAGTGCTGCCTACAGACTTATGCAAGAAGATGAGATGAACATACTGGTCAACCTGTCAAAAGATGACTGGCG agaacTGCGGACTCTGGTGATTGAGATGGTGATGAGTACAGACATGTCCTGCCATTTCCAGCAGATCAAAACCATGAGGAACGCCCTGCAGCAGCCCGAGGG AGTAGACAAGGCTAAAGCCCTATCTCTGATGCTGCATGCAGCTGACATCAGTCACCCAGCCAAGGCCTGGAAGCTGCACTACCGATGGACACAGGCCCTGATGGAGGAGTTCTTCAGACAG GGCGATAAGGAGGTTGAGTTAGGGCTGCCATTCTCCCCTCTGTGTGATCGTAAAGCTACCATGATTGCCCAGTCACAAATAG ggTTCATTGACTTCATAGTAGAACCCACATTCTCTGTGTTGGTGGACACGACAGAGAAGATCATTACCCCTCTCATAGAGGATACCTTAAAGTCACACGACACTGGTGTCCGCAGGTCAAG TTTGACAGGTAGTGGGTCAGTGACGGTGGTGGAGTCAGTCCAGAGACACAGTGGTCGAGGGTCCAGCCAGGGGGTTGACCAGGGGCTCACTACAGACTATAGCCTGGCTGGCATTGACCTGAAACGGGTCAGACACACACTGGCAGAGGTCAtccaacacaacaaagacagatggaaggagctctctgtacaag AGTTGGCGAGGAAAGAGCAAGCTGAGTTGACTTCTGACCCAGAGGAGGAGTCCCTGATGAACACAGAGGTTACGTTGACTCACACCAGCCCTGAGAGACACAGCCAGGAGCTTCAATCAGAGCCCTTCATTGAACTGAtgaacaacacaaacacaaactccAATAACTCTTCCCAGGAGGACTCAGAGCTGGACCACAGTCCTCACAGGCCTCTGTCACCGTCTGAGGATAAAGAGACAACATCACATGGTTCCATCTCTCCTGAACACCTACCATGGAATGGTAGGAATGCTAGCTAG
- the pde1a gene encoding calcium/calmodulin-dependent 3',5'-cyclic nucleotide phosphodiesterase 1A isoform X2 has protein sequence MEEYVTIKRKLLHRPVFRLRCLVKQLDKGEVNVVDLRKNIEYAASVLEAVYIDETRRLLDTEDELSDIQADSVPMEVRDWLASTFTRKMGVVRRRPEEKPRFRSIVHAVQAGIFVERMYRRTSNMAGLTYPPAAIAVLKDVDKWSFDVFALHEASSEHALKFLVYELLTRYDLINRFRIPVSSLVTFVEALEVGYSKHRNPYHNLIHAADVTQTAHYLMLHTGIMHWLTELDILAMVFAAAIHDFEHTGTTNNFHIQTRSEVAILYNDRSVLENHHVSAAYRLMQEDEMNILVNLSKDDWRELRTLVIEMVMSTDMSCHFQQIKTMRNALQQPEGVDKAKALSLMLHAADISHPAKAWKLHYRWTQALMEEFFRQGDKEVELGLPFSPLCDRKATMIAQSQIGFIDFIVEPTFSVLVDTTEKIITPLIEDTLKSHDTGVRRSSLTGSGSVTVVESVQRHSGRGSSQGVDQGLTTDYSLAGIDLKRVRHTLAEVIQHNKDRWKELSVQELARKEQAELTSDPEEESLMNTEVTLTHTSPERHSQELQSEPFIELMNNTNTNSNNSSQEDSELDHSPHRPLSPSEDKETTSHGSISPEHLPWNGRNAS, from the exons ATTGAGATGCCTGGTGAAGCAGCTGGACAAGGGAGAAGTGAACGTGGTGGACCTGAGGAAGAATATAGAGTATGCAGCCTCTGTTCTAGAGGCAGTCTATATTGATGAAACCAG GCGTCTTCTAGACACTGAGGATGAGCTCAGTGACATCCAGGCGGACTCTGTGCCCATGGAGGTGCGTGATTGGCTGGCCTCAACCTTCACCAGGAAGATGGGCGTGGTCAGGAGACGACCCGAGGAGAAACCACGGTTCAGGAGCATCGTCCATGCCGTGCAGGCTGGCATCTTCGTCGAGAG GATGTACAGACGGACGTCTAACATGGCTGGGCTGACGTACCCTCCAGCTGCCATCGCTGTTTTGAAG GATGTAGATAAATGGTCCTTTGATGTGTTTGCACTCCACGAGGCCAGCAGTGAACACGCATTGAAGTTCCTGGTGTACGAACTGCTCACCCGCTATGATCTGATCAACCGCTTCAGG ATTCCAGTTTCATCTCTGGTGACCTTCGTAGAGGCTCTAGAGGTGGGCTACAGCAAACACAGAAACCCCTACCACAACCTCATCCACGCTGCTGACGTCACACAGACAGCACACTATCTGATGCTCCACACTGGCATTATG cacTGGCTCACTGAACTGGACATTCTAGCCATGGTGTTTGCTGCAGCTATCCATGACTTTGAACACACTGGGACAACCAACAACTTTCACATTCAGACCAG gtCAGAGGTGGCCATCCTGTACAATGACCGGTCAGTCCTGGAGAACCACCATGTCAGTGCTGCCTACAGACTTATGCAAGAAGATGAGATGAACATACTGGTCAACCTGTCAAAAGATGACTGGCG agaacTGCGGACTCTGGTGATTGAGATGGTGATGAGTACAGACATGTCCTGCCATTTCCAGCAGATCAAAACCATGAGGAACGCCCTGCAGCAGCCCGAGGG AGTAGACAAGGCTAAAGCCCTATCTCTGATGCTGCATGCAGCTGACATCAGTCACCCAGCCAAGGCCTGGAAGCTGCACTACCGATGGACACAGGCCCTGATGGAGGAGTTCTTCAGACAG GGCGATAAGGAGGTTGAGTTAGGGCTGCCATTCTCCCCTCTGTGTGATCGTAAAGCTACCATGATTGCCCAGTCACAAATAG ggTTCATTGACTTCATAGTAGAACCCACATTCTCTGTGTTGGTGGACACGACAGAGAAGATCATTACCCCTCTCATAGAGGATACCTTAAAGTCACACGACACTGGTGTCCGCAGGTCAAG TTTGACAGGTAGTGGGTCAGTGACGGTGGTGGAGTCAGTCCAGAGACACAGTGGTCGAGGGTCCAGCCAGGGGGTTGACCAGGGGCTCACTACAGACTATAGCCTGGCTGGCATTGACCTGAAACGGGTCAGACACACACTGGCAGAGGTCAtccaacacaacaaagacagatggaaggagctctctgtacaag AGTTGGCGAGGAAAGAGCAAGCTGAGTTGACTTCTGACCCAGAGGAGGAGTCCCTGATGAACACAGAGGTTACGTTGACTCACACCAGCCCTGAGAGACACAGCCAGGAGCTTCAATCAGAGCCCTTCATTGAACTGAtgaacaacacaaacacaaactccAATAACTCTTCCCAGGAGGACTCAGAGCTGGACCACAGTCCTCACAGGCCTCTGTCACCGTCTGAGGATAAAGAGACAACATCACATGGTTCCATCTCTCCTGAACACCTACCATGGAATGGTAGGAATGCTAGCTAG